One stretch of Balneola sp. MJW-20 DNA includes these proteins:
- a CDS encoding InlB B-repeat-containing protein — MRKHKVTLEVCIMKSQISVLLTILVLILIASCGKNNPASGNENDPPGPPADPGIATKDIGPAGGSLTSKDGLLTLNFPAGALGNVESITVEKVTADDLGSEFDELLQASGISDVYELGPDGLQFDEPVGIVYGSSQNPTHSDDSLKFNSEYLFTSSGGNIELLDSLMTTVDFENGTIQISGNLDHFSPLVTSQVNDGVSFFVFDVPDELELEQSFEARAEIYDSYAGSQPDIISLPGPASYEDKSGTPIVAGFSPLVADLAPDTSNGFKGSFEYSCNDIGLGVYAALLSVNVTFNFESGAINAESFATFRTTVDCIEKALPKKDLVVSLDGSGSGTVVSDPEGIDCPGECENSFTENNDVILDANPAEGSKFTGWTGDIGSNNADDPLITLTMDQDRSVTAIFDEIPSYTLTVLKSGEGSGTVSSDPPGINYGDDNTEDYPENTVVTLTATPDEGSVFQFWSGNIGTENSGSENPIKVTMDQARSVSAVFGKPATAGGIELGLYFLLADLFSPETIFSMADFETFAPPNSQNGYGGSGNSLNIGERIPMLVQGAGGFIVFDLVSNELLLDFTNVSGNDTTFFGLRTPLGALAVSRPDPGPNTASVIASFGLDQNSTTRGFSVYPWDQQQMEYSKDQPATYPPVMDAFPIGGESISDEVVIVREGNFGINFLRYSEPTDSYVLRSRNDNLNINRYGSEPAVTAYGEEVEGALLVVNAVGDLYFETRNGLIPTVNVGNLGQRIIRLRCMLPVCVATDFDGNAVRLITWDGQTEPSIAGNSIGVGAGPVDPDLYTLPNGNILVAVAGFQDNTITLMEVAQNGTPVNIEQYDLPEGCVSPGHVILEDNPDDAANPLVIGTCYESGNYFVNDLQNSGGLFTPVGGM, encoded by the coding sequence TCCCAGCCGGAGCACTTGGTAATGTGGAATCTATTACCGTTGAAAAGGTAACTGCGGATGATCTTGGCTCTGAGTTTGATGAGCTTTTACAGGCTTCAGGAATATCGGACGTATATGAGCTGGGTCCCGATGGTCTTCAGTTTGATGAGCCGGTCGGAATTGTATATGGATCATCTCAGAATCCCACTCATTCTGATGATTCCCTGAAATTCAATTCTGAATACTTATTTACTTCGTCCGGGGGCAATATCGAGTTGCTTGACAGCCTGATGACAACCGTAGATTTTGAGAATGGAACTATTCAAATATCCGGAAACCTGGATCATTTTTCTCCTTTGGTCACTTCACAGGTAAATGATGGAGTGTCATTCTTTGTATTCGATGTTCCGGATGAACTGGAACTAGAGCAGTCATTTGAAGCAAGGGCAGAGATATATGATTCCTATGCAGGATCACAACCTGATATTATATCGTTGCCGGGACCTGCTTCCTATGAAGACAAATCCGGGACTCCGATAGTAGCAGGCTTTAGTCCGTTGGTAGCAGATCTGGCTCCGGATACTTCAAATGGTTTTAAAGGATCATTTGAATATTCATGTAATGATATCGGACTGGGAGTTTATGCTGCACTTCTATCCGTAAATGTTACTTTCAATTTTGAATCAGGGGCGATCAATGCAGAAAGTTTTGCAACCTTCAGAACCACTGTGGACTGCATAGAAAAAGCACTGCCTAAAAAGGATCTTGTTGTTAGTCTGGATGGAAGCGGTAGTGGAACCGTGGTCAGTGACCCTGAAGGAATAGACTGTCCCGGAGAATGTGAAAACTCGTTCACCGAGAATAATGATGTGATCCTGGATGCTAACCCGGCTGAGGGATCAAAATTTACAGGCTGGACCGGAGATATTGGTTCAAATAATGCAGATGACCCGTTGATCACACTCACCATGGATCAGGATAGAAGTGTGACTGCAATTTTTGATGAGATCCCGTCTTATACTTTAACAGTTTTAAAGAGTGGTGAAGGCAGCGGGACGGTAAGCAGCGATCCTCCGGGAATAAATTATGGAGATGACAATACCGAAGATTACCCGGAAAATACGGTAGTCACACTCACGGCTACACCGGATGAAGGCTCTGTTTTTCAGTTCTGGAGTGGAAATATAGGTACCGAGAATTCGGGTTCTGAAAACCCAATTAAGGTCACAATGGATCAGGCCCGTTCGGTATCTGCCGTTTTCGGTAAACCAGCAACAGCTGGCGGTATAGAGTTGGGACTGTATTTCCTATTGGCGGATCTCTTTTCTCCAGAAACTATATTTTCAATGGCTGATTTTGAAACATTTGCCCCGCCGAATTCACAAAATGGATATGGTGGATCAGGAAATAGCCTTAATATTGGAGAGCGTATACCAATGCTCGTACAGGGAGCCGGAGGTTTTATCGTATTTGATCTGGTTTCAAATGAATTATTGCTCGATTTCACTAATGTATCGGGTAATGATACCACCTTCTTCGGACTGAGGACTCCACTGGGTGCACTGGCCGTATCAAGACCGGATCCGGGCCCGAATACTGCCTCTGTGATCGCTAGTTTCGGGTTGGATCAAAACAGTACCACCCGTGGCTTTAGTGTATATCCCTGGGATCAGCAACAGATGGAATACAGTAAAGATCAGCCCGCAACATACCCGCCTGTGATGGATGCATTTCCGATAGGGGGTGAAAGCATCAGTGATGAAGTGGTTATAGTGAGGGAAGGTAATTTCGGGATCAATTTCCTGAGATACAGTGAACCTACCGATTCTTATGTTCTCAGATCGAGAAATGATAATCTGAATATCAATCGTTATGGATCCGAACCCGCTGTGACTGCATACGGGGAAGAAGTGGAAGGTGCATTACTGGTAGTTAATGCGGTCGGTGACCTCTATTTCGAGACCCGTAATGGCCTGATACCCACGGTTAATGTAGGGAACCTGGGACAAAGAATAATCCGCCTGCGCTGTATGCTTCCGGTATGTGTAGCAACTGATTTTGACGGGAATGCGGTGCGTCTCATTACCTGGGACGGACAGACAGAACCAAGCATTGCAGGAAATTCCATTGGTGTGGGAGCCGGTCCGGTGGACCCGGATCTGTATACCCTTCCAAACGGAAACATCCTGGTAGCAGTGGCTGGATTCCAGGATAATACCATCACATTGATGGAAGTGGCACAGAATGGTACGCCAGTGAACATCGAACAGTATGATCTGCCGGAAGGATGTGTCAGTCCGGGTCATGTGATACTGGAAGACAATCCGGATGACGCAGCAAATCCGCTGGTTATCGGAACCTGTTATGAGTCAGGTAATTACTTCGTCAATGACCTGCAGAATTCCGGCGGACTCTTTACACCGGTCGGAGGAATGTAG
- a CDS encoding ClbS/DfsB family four-helix bundle protein has protein sequence MSKPLNKTELIDVSQVNFKRLNELVDSYSKTEQESEFPDKYLNRNIRDVLAHLHHWHTMFFKWYRSGMNGDKPDMPAKGYTWKQTPELNKVIQILYSSDKLDSIRIELNSSFNQLQEIIQSHTDNELFEKKRYNWTGSTSLGAYLIANSSSHYDWAYKLIKKAKREAA, from the coding sequence ATGTCTAAGCCTCTAAACAAAACAGAACTGATCGATGTGAGTCAGGTAAATTTCAAACGTCTAAATGAGCTTGTCGATTCGTATTCAAAAACAGAGCAGGAATCAGAATTCCCGGATAAATATCTGAACCGAAACATACGTGATGTACTTGCACATCTGCATCACTGGCATACCATGTTCTTTAAATGGTACCGGTCAGGAATGAACGGCGACAAACCGGACATGCCGGCTAAAGGTTATACATGGAAACAAACACCGGAATTAAATAAAGTGATACAAATTTTATACTCCTCCGATAAACTGGATAGTATACGTATTGAGCTGAACAGCTCTTTTAATCAACTCCAGGAGATCATTCAGTCTCACACTGATAATGAACTCTTTGAGAAAAAACGCTATAACTGGACCGGTTCCACTTCTTTGGGTGCTTACCTGATCGCGAACTCATCGAGTCATTACGATTGGGCTTATAAACTGATCAAAAAGGCAAAAAGAGAAGCTGCATAG